Proteins from one Blattabacterium cuenoti genomic window:
- the rplI gene encoding 50S ribosomal protein L9: MKILLKKDVENLGFQYDELDVKPGYARNYLIPKGYAILALPGIIKNIREILTQRSKKESFLIEKSKEIENKLRKLTIKIPVKVGKGGKLFGSINNQKIMKILNEEGISIDKKFIRIPGNKVIKTIGKHKVSIRLHHKREFSLTFEVLSSS; this comes from the coding sequence ATGAAAATACTTTTAAAAAAAGATGTAGAAAACTTAGGTTTTCAATATGATGAGTTGGATGTAAAACCTGGTTATGCTAGAAATTATTTAATCCCTAAGGGATATGCTATTTTAGCATTACCTGGAATTATAAAAAATATTCGTGAAATTTTGACGCAAAGATCTAAAAAGGAAAGTTTTTTAATTGAAAAATCAAAAGAGATAGAAAATAAATTAAGAAAATTAACTATTAAAATACCAGTTAAAGTGGGAAAAGGAGGAAAACTTTTTGGTTCTATTAATAATCAAAAAATTATGAAAATATTAAATGAAGAAGGAATTTCTATAGATAAAAAATTTATTAGAATTCCTGGAAATAAAGTTATTAAAACAATAGGAAAACATAAAGTAAGTATCCGATTGCATCACAAACGCGAATTTTCATTAACTTTCGAAGTATTATCTTCTTCTTAA
- a CDS encoding N5-glutamine methyltransferase family protein: MISFDKFYSLFQKNLQNLYKNSKEIESIFFLLMTHIFKCDKTTILLKLSKKGKIHFIIYKKLIKKLWELKKNKPIQYVIGKAYFFDMEFIVNKNVFIPRQETEELVYWILQDNKNTKNSQIFDIGTGSGCISITLKKKKPKIGHIYAIDFSQKIIDIARKNAKLHNVKISFKKVNILNSDIPIQKKINNNSIIIIISNPPYIRISEKKLLHPNIIQYEPFQSLFVPDKDPLIFYKKISFWIKKKLTGIVYVYFEINQFIYLDIIKFLKKIGFFNIKIKKDFHGFFRMIRAVYYKKK, from the coding sequence ATGATATCTTTTGACAAATTTTATAGTTTATTTCAAAAAAATCTTCAAAATTTATATAAAAATTCTAAAGAAATAGAAAGTATCTTTTTTTTACTTATGACCCACATTTTTAAATGTGATAAAACAACTATTTTATTAAAATTAAGTAAAAAAGGAAAAATTCATTTTATAATTTATAAAAAATTAATCAAAAAATTATGGGAATTAAAAAAAAATAAACCCATTCAATATGTAATTGGAAAAGCATATTTTTTTGATATGGAATTTATAGTTAATAAAAATGTCTTTATTCCAAGACAAGAAACGGAAGAACTTGTATATTGGATTTTACAAGATAATAAAAATACGAAAAATAGTCAAATATTTGATATTGGAACAGGAAGTGGATGTATTAGTATTACATTAAAAAAGAAAAAACCAAAAATTGGACATATTTATGCAATAGATTTTTCTCAAAAAATTATTGATATAGCTCGTAAAAATGCAAAATTACATAATGTAAAAATTTCATTTAAAAAAGTAAATATTTTAAATAGTGATATTCCTATACAAAAAAAAATAAATAATAATTCTATTATAATAATTATTAGTAATCCTCCTTATATTAGAATATCTGAAAAAAAATTATTACATCCAAATATTATTCAATACGAACCTTTTCAATCTTTATTTGTTCCTGATAAGGATCCTTTAATTTTTTATAAAAAAATTTCTTTTTGGATTAAAAAAAAATTGACTGGAATTGTTTATGTTTATTTTGAAATAAACCAATTTATTTATTTAGATATTATTAAATTTTTAAAAAAAATAGGATTTTTTAATATAAAAATAAAAAAAGATTTTCATGGTTTTTTTAGAATGATTCGTGCAGTATATTATAAGAAAAAATAA
- the rpsF gene encoding 30S ribosomal protein S6 has product MLKQYENIMIITPILSDDQAKETIQEYENYIIQKKGKIVYQEHWGLKKLAYPIHKKQSGCYHLFEFLFPSNLIDDLELKLKQDERILRFLTIKLNKYGIEYAKIRRKKLLKKDE; this is encoded by the coding sequence ATGCTTAAACAATATGAAAATATCATGATAATTACTCCTATATTATCTGATGATCAAGCAAAAGAAACAATTCAAGAATATGAAAATTATATTATTCAAAAAAAAGGAAAAATTGTTTATCAGGAGCATTGGGGATTAAAAAAATTAGCTTATCCTATTCATAAGAAACAAAGTGGTTGTTATCATTTATTTGAATTTTTATTTCCATCTAATTTAATAGATGATTTAGAATTAAAATTAAAACAAGATGAACGTATTTTACGTTTTTTAACTATAAAATTAAATAAATATGGAATAGAATATGCAAAAATAAGGAGAAAAAAATTATTAAAAAAAGATGAATAA
- the rpsR gene encoding 30S ribosomal protein S18: MLLEETQKNTKQKQVGDSDLRYLSPIKIETKVEKKYCYFEKRNIKYIDYKDPTFLIKFLNAQGKILPRRITGTLQKNQNKLNASIKRCRHIGLLPFVTDDLR; encoded by the coding sequence ATGTTATTAGAGGAAACCCAGAAAAATACAAAACAAAAACAGGTAGGAGATAGTGATTTAAGATATTTATCTCCTATTAAAATAGAAACAAAAGTAGAAAAAAAATATTGTTATTTTGAAAAAAGAAATATTAAATATATAGATTATAAAGATCCTACATTTTTAATTAAATTTTTAAATGCACAAGGAAAAATTTTACCACGTCGTATTACAGGTACTTTACAAAAAAATCAAAATAAATTAAATGCATCTATTAAGAGATGTAGGCATATTGGATTATTACCTTTTGTTACAGATGATTTAAGATAA
- the gltX gene encoding glutamate--tRNA ligase, with amino-acid sequence MSKNFVRVRFAPSPTGPLHLGGVRTALYNYLFAKKYGGKFILRIEDTDKKRLISNSESYIIETLKWCEIEPDEGVGYGGPYSPYYQSKRQKIYHFYINKLLKKGFAYYAFDTNIDLDRKRKKYNDCGLTFSYNYKNRMELNNSLTMNEKQLDTKLKSCSSYVIRFKIQPGEKFNMYDIIRGNIIAYTNNLDDKILLKSDGSATYHLANTIDDHLMRITHVLRGEEWLPSMAFHILLYRSLGWIPPHFAHLPLILRKDGKGKISKRNLETLNFPIFPIQWKVPDTKIIIPGYRELGYFPEAFVNMLALLGWNPGGKKEIFSLQELINLFSLEKINKSGVYFDIKKANWFNKKYLNKKKEEIFFFLCKELQKRSIQYKKNYLWEIIHLTIDRIHFIHEIWEHTFYFFISPISYEKSFFQKICNIKSISQLENVKKLLYHINKFTDVNYKYFLNKDKDKKRHEIIQLLRFSLVGVLKGIDIFMILKMLGKEKSIQRINKLINKIKDTII; translated from the coding sequence ATGTCAAAAAATTTTGTAAGAGTTCGTTTTGCTCCTAGTCCTACAGGACCACTTCATTTAGGTGGCGTTAGAACTGCATTATATAATTATCTTTTTGCTAAAAAATATGGAGGAAAATTTATTCTTAGAATCGAAGATACTGATAAAAAAAGATTAATATCTAATTCTGAATCTTATATTATAGAAACATTAAAATGGTGTGAGATAGAACCTGATGAAGGTGTCGGATATGGAGGCCCTTATTCTCCTTATTATCAATCTAAAAGACAAAAAATTTATCATTTTTATATAAATAAATTATTAAAAAAAGGGTTCGCTTATTATGCGTTTGACACAAATATAGATCTTGATAGAAAAAGAAAAAAATATAATGATTGTGGATTAACTTTTTCTTATAATTATAAAAATAGAATGGAATTGAATAATTCTTTAACTATGAATGAAAAACAATTAGATACTAAGTTAAAATCTTGTTCTTCTTATGTTATTCGATTTAAAATACAACCTGGAGAAAAATTTAATATGTATGATATCATACGTGGAAATATCATAGCATACACCAATAATTTAGATGATAAAATATTATTAAAATCAGATGGATCAGCTACTTATCATTTAGCTAACACTATAGATGATCATTTAATGAGAATAACCCATGTTTTAAGAGGAGAAGAATGGTTACCATCTATGGCATTTCATATATTATTATATAGGTCTTTGGGGTGGATCCCTCCTCATTTTGCACATTTACCTTTAATTTTAAGAAAAGATGGAAAAGGTAAAATCAGTAAAAGGAATTTAGAAACCTTAAATTTTCCTATATTTCCTATTCAATGGAAAGTTCCAGATACTAAAATTATCATTCCAGGATATAGAGAACTAGGTTATTTTCCAGAGGCATTTGTTAATATGTTAGCTTTATTAGGATGGAATCCTGGAGGAAAAAAAGAAATTTTTTCTTTACAAGAATTAATAAATTTGTTTTCTTTAGAAAAAATAAATAAATCTGGTGTTTATTTTGATATAAAAAAAGCGAATTGGTTTAATAAAAAATATTTGAATAAAAAAAAAGAAGAAATATTTTTCTTTCTTTGTAAAGAACTTCAAAAACGTTCTATTCAATATAAAAAAAATTATTTATGGGAAATTATTCATCTAACAATTGATAGAATACATTTTATTCATGAAATATGGGAACATACTTTTTATTTTTTTATTTCTCCTATTTCTTATGAAAAGAGTTTTTTTCAAAAAATATGTAATATAAAATCTATTTCTCAATTAGAGAATGTAAAAAAATTGTTATATCATATCAATAAATTTACAGATGTAAATTATAAATACTTTTTAAATAAGGATAAAGATAAAAAAAGACATGAAATCATTCAATTATTACGTTTTTCATTAGTTGGAGTTCTCAAAGGAATTGATATTTTTATGATTTTGAAAATGCTAGGTAAAGAAAAAAGCATACAACGCATAAATAAATTAATAAATAAAATTAAAGATACAATAATTTAG
- the mnmE gene encoding tRNA uridine-5-carboxymethylaminomethyl(34) synthesis GTPase MnmE → MLDDDTIVALATPPIGSSAISVIRISGKNSISIVENIFFSIKPRKKLQNQLTHTIHLGYIIEENNDLLDQVLISIFKSPFSYTGENMIEISCHGSYYIQQKILQLLIRKGIRLARPGEFTFRAFLNKKIDLSQAEAISDLILSENKVYHDISLQHIKGKLSNLIKGLRIKLLNFASLLELELDFSEENMIFVNRKKFFSFLQKLEYTLKDLIESFSLGNAIKKGINVIIIGEPNVGKSTFFNQVIQEDRSIISHIEGTTRDCIEGEIILNGIIFHFFDTAGIRKTIDPIEMMGVEKTMNKIKESQVILYIFDFLEIKKYKKIINDVQKIQKKYPLKDIFVIANKSDISHLHNHNFIENIKLKVSYFFAISAKNHNDVQKILDFLSYLFIERLKKQKIVVTQSRHYEALKLSLKEVLLAYDALKKGSSEDLVSIYIKEALRYLGEITGEVTSEDILNNIFSKFCIGK, encoded by the coding sequence ATGTTAGATGATGATACAATTGTTGCTTTAGCAACTCCTCCTATTGGTTCTAGTGCTATTTCTGTTATTCGTATTTCTGGAAAAAATTCTATATCTATTGTTGAAAATATTTTTTTTTCTATTAAACCTAGAAAAAAATTACAAAATCAATTGACACATACTATTCATTTAGGGTATATTATAGAAGAAAATAATGATTTATTAGATCAAGTATTAATTTCTATTTTTAAATCTCCTTTTTCTTATACTGGAGAAAATATGATAGAAATTTCTTGTCATGGATCTTATTATATACAACAAAAAATTTTACAATTGTTAATTAGAAAAGGAATACGTTTAGCCCGTCCTGGAGAATTTACATTTCGTGCTTTTTTAAATAAAAAAATAGATTTATCACAAGCTGAAGCTATATCTGATCTTATTTTATCTGAAAATAAAGTTTATCATGATATTTCTTTACAACATATTAAAGGAAAATTATCTAATTTAATTAAGGGATTAAGAATTAAATTGTTAAATTTTGCATCTTTATTAGAACTTGAATTAGATTTTTCTGAAGAAAATATGATATTTGTGAATCGAAAAAAATTTTTTTCATTTTTACAAAAATTAGAATATACTTTAAAAGATTTAATTGAATCTTTTTCGTTAGGAAATGCTATTAAAAAAGGAATTAATGTGATTATTATTGGAGAACCTAATGTTGGAAAATCTACTTTTTTTAATCAAGTTATTCAAGAAGACCGTTCTATTATATCTCATATAGAAGGAACTACTAGAGATTGTATAGAAGGAGAAATTATTTTAAATGGAATTATTTTTCATTTTTTTGATACAGCAGGAATTAGAAAAACTATAGATCCTATAGAAATGATGGGAGTTGAAAAAACAATGAATAAAATAAAAGAATCTCAAGTTATATTATATATTTTTGATTTTTTAGAAATAAAAAAATATAAAAAAATTATTAATGATGTTCAAAAAATTCAAAAAAAATATCCATTGAAAGATATTTTTGTAATAGCAAATAAATCAGATATATCCCATTTACATAATCATAATTTTATTGAAAATATTAAATTAAAAGTTTCTTATTTTTTTGCAATTTCTGCAAAAAATCATAATGATGTTCAAAAAATATTAGATTTTTTAAGTTATTTATTTATTGAAAGATTAAAAAAACAAAAAATAGTTGTTACACAAAGTAGACATTATGAAGCTTTAAAGCTTTCATTAAAAGAGGTTTTATTAGCTTATGATGCTTTAAAAAAAGGATCTTCAGAAGATTTAGTTTCTATTTATATTAAAGAAGCATTACGTTATTTAGGAGAGATTACGGGAGAAGTAACAAGTGAAGATATATTGAATAATATTTTTTCAAAATTTTGCATTGGAAAATAA